A genomic segment from bacterium encodes:
- the rplF gene encoding 50S ribosomal protein L6: MSRIGRAPITVPDKVKIELSGCDMKVTGPKGSLEKTFHPSMKIKIDKSVVTVERPGDSKFHRSLHGLTRQLIFNMVQGVTVGFQRELEIQGVGYRAELVGKALKIAVGFSHPIIVKPVPGISVVLDDPTHFKVVGMDKELVGMMASKIRGFRPPEPYKGKGIRYKGEAVRKKAGKTAA, encoded by the coding sequence ATGTCGAGAATAGGTAGAGCCCCGATAACCGTACCGGACAAGGTGAAAATCGAATTGTCTGGATGCGATATGAAGGTCACCGGACCCAAAGGTTCGTTGGAAAAAACCTTCCATCCTTCGATGAAGATCAAGATCGACAAAAGCGTCGTTACGGTTGAGCGTCCGGGCGACAGCAAATTTCATCGTTCGCTTCACGGCCTGACCCGCCAGTTAATTTTCAACATGGTGCAAGGCGTGACCGTGGGATTCCAGAGGGAACTGGAAATCCAGGGTGTAGGTTATCGTGCAGAACTCGTCGGCAAGGCTTTGAAAATTGCCGTTGGATTTTCGCATCCGATAATTGTCAAGCCGGTGCCGGGAATTTCGGTTGTGCTTGATGACCCGACGCATTTCAAAGTCGTCGGAATGGATAAAGAACTGGTCGGTATGATGGCGTCGAAAATACGCGGCTTCCGTCCGCCGGAACCATACAAGGGCAAAGGTATTCGCTACAAGGGCGAGGCCGTACGCAAGAAAGCCGGCAAGACCGCGGCATAG
- a CDS encoding 50S ribosomal protein L18 yields MSDKNSIHQRMQKRRQMRVRKKVQGSATRPRLSVYRSAKNIYAQVIDDVAGITLVSSSSIDKDMVETVKTAKKKGDLSTLVGESVAKKAIAKGIELVVFDRNRYEYHGRVKGVAEGARKAGLKF; encoded by the coding sequence ATGTCTGACAAGAATTCGATACATCAACGCATGCAGAAACGCCGCCAAATGCGCGTGCGTAAAAAAGTTCAGGGTTCAGCGACTCGTCCGCGTTTGTCGGTCTATCGTTCGGCCAAGAATATCTATGCGCAAGTTATTGATGATGTCGCCGGTATCACGCTGGTTTCATCATCGAGCATTGACAAGGATATGGTCGAGACGGTAAAGACCGCTAAGAAGAAGGGCGATCTGTCCACCCTGGTCGGCGAAAGTGTCGCGAAGAAGGCGATTGCCAAGGGCATCGAATTAGTCGTGTTCGATCGCAATCGTTACGAGTACCACGGGCGCGTCAAAGGCGTTGCCGAAGGTGCTCGCAAAGCTGGTTTGAAATTTTAG